One genomic segment of Suncus etruscus isolate mSunEtr1 chromosome 15, mSunEtr1.pri.cur, whole genome shotgun sequence includes these proteins:
- the DPP9 gene encoding dipeptidyl peptidase 9 isoform X2 translates to MAAGEPVVTVGTDEPTTRFQVPRHSWEELRTIIHGSRKNSGLIINKAPHDFQFVQKTDEASPHSHRLYYLGMLYGSRENSLLYSEIPRKVRKEPLLLLSWKQMLDHFQATPHHGVYSREEELLRERKRLGVFGITSYDFHSESGLFLFQASNSLFHCRDGGKNGFMVSPMKPLEIKTQCSGPRMDPKICPADPTFFSFINHSDLWVANIETGEEHRLTYCHQGLSNVLDDPKSAGVATFVIQEEFDRFTGYWWCPTASCEGTEGHKTLRILYEEVDESEVEVIHVPSPALEERKTDSYRYPRTGSKNPKIALKLAEFQTDSQGKVVSSQEKELVQPFSSLFPRVEYIARAGWTRDGKYAWAMFLDRPQQRLQLVLLPPALFIPATGSDSERRAWAQAVPRTAQPFVVYEEVTDVWINVHDIFYPFLQREGSEQLCFLRTNECKTGFCHLYRVTVTLAPTGYDWAEPLHPAEDEFKCPIQEEVALTSGEWEVLARQGSKIWVNEDTKLVYFHGTKDTPLEHHLYVASYEAPGEIVRLTTPGFSHSCSMSQNFDMFVSHYSSVSSPPCVHVYKLSGPDSDPLHKQPRFWASMMEAASCPPDYVPPEIFHFHTQSAVRLYGMVYKPHTVHPGKKHPTVLFVYGGPQVQLVNNSFKGIKYLRLNTLASLGYAVVVIDGRGSCQRGLRFEGALKNQMGQVEIEDQVEGLHFVARKFGFIDLGRVAIHGWSYGGFLSLMGLIHKPQVFKVAIAGAPVTMWMAYDTGYTERYMDVPENNQTGYKAGSVALHVEKLPNEPNRLLILHGFLDENVHFFHTNFLVSQLIRAGKPYQLQIYPNERHSIRCPESGEHYEVTLLHFLQEHL, encoded by the exons GAATGCTATATGGCAGTCGTGAGAACTCCCTCCTCTACTCCGAGATCCCCCGGAAGGTGCGGAAGGAGCCCTTGCTCCTCCTGTCCTGGAAGCAGATGCTGGATCACTTCCAG GCAACACCCCATCACGGGGTGTACTCCCGGGAGGAGGAGCTGCTTCGGGAGCGGAAGCGTCTGGGGGTCTTCGGCATCACATCCTACGATTTCCACAGCGAGAGCGGCCTCTTCCTCTTCCAGGCCAGCAACAGCCTCTTCCACTGTCGGGACGGGGGCAAGAATGGCTTCATG GTATCCCCCATGAAGCCACTGGAAATCAAGACCCAGTGCTCTGGGCCCCGCATGGACCCCAAGATCTGCCCTGCCGACCCCACCTTCTTCTCCTTCATCAACCACAGTGACCTCTGGGTGGCCAACATCGAGACAGGCGAGGAGCACAGGCTGACTTACTGCCACCAAG GCTTGTCCAACGTCCTGGACGACCCCAAGTCTGCGGGCGTGGCCACCTTCGTCATCCAGGAGGAGTTTGACCGTTTCACCGGCTACTGGTGGTGCCCCACAGCCTCTTGCGAGG GCACGGAAGGCCACAAGACCTTGCGGATCCTGTACGAGGAGGTAGACGAGTCGGAGGTGGAGGTCATCCACGTGCCTTCCCCTGCCCTGGAGGAGCGGAAGACTGACTCATACCGGTACCCACGCACAG GCAGCAAGAACCCCAAGATTGCCTTGAAACTGGCCGAGTTTCAGACGGACAGTCAGGGCAAG GTGGTGTCCAGCCAAGAGAAGGAGCTGGTGCAACCTTTTAGCTCCCTCTTCCCACGGGTCGAGTACATCGCCAGGGCCGGCTGGACCCGAGACGGCAAGTA TGCCTGGGCCATGTTCCTGGACCGGCCCCAGCAGCGTCTGCAGCTGGTTCTCCTCCCACCTGCCCTGTTCATCCCAGCCACAGGCAGTGACTCTGAACGGCGGGCCTGGGCCCAAGCCGTGCCCCGCACTGCACAGCCCTTCGTGGTCTACGAGGAGGTCACCGACGTGTGGATCAAT GTGCACGACATCTTCTACCCGTTCCTGCAGCGCGAAGGCAGTGAGCAGCTCTGTTTCCTGCGCACCAATGAGTGCAAGACAGGCTTCTGCCACCTGTACAGGGTCACTGTGACATTGGCACCTACCGGCTACGACTGGGCCGAGCCCCTGCACCCTGCGGAAG atGAGTTTAAGTGCCCCATCCAAGAGGAGGTGGCGCTGACCAGTGGCGAATGGGAAGTACTGGCACGGCAGGGCTCCAAG ATCTGGGTGAACGAGGACACGAAACTCGTGTACTTCCACGGCACGAAGGACACGCCGCTGGAGCACCACCTCTACGTGGCCAGCTACGAAGCGCCCGGCGAGATCGTGCGGCTGACCACGCCCGGCTTCTCCCACAGCTGCTCCATGAGCCAG AACTTCGACATGTTTGTCAGTCACTACAGCAGCGTGAGCTCGCCACCCTGCGTGCATGTCTACAAGCTCAGTGGCCCCGACAGCGACCCCCTGCACAAGCAGCCCCGCTTCTGGGCCAGCATGATGGAGGCGGCCA GCTGCCCGCCAGATTACGTACCCCCGGAAATCTTCCACTTCCACACGCAGTCGGCCGTGCGCCTCTACGGCATGGTCTACAAGCCACATACCGTGCACCCTGGCAAGAAGCACCCTACCGTGCTCTTCGTCTATGGGGGGCCCCAG GTGCAGCTGGTCAACAACTCGTTCAAGGGCATCAAGTACCTGCGGCTGAACACGCTGGCCTCGCTGGGCTACGCCGTGGTGGTCATCGATGGCCGAGGCTCCTGCCAGCGTGGCCTGCGCTTCGAGGGTGCCCTCAAGAACCAGATG ggcCAGGTAGAGATTGAGGACCAGGTGGAGGGGCTGCACTTCGTGGCACGGAAGTTTGGCTTCATTGACCTGGGCCGCGTGGCCATCCACGGCTGGTCCTACGGTGGTTTTCTATCGCTCATGGGGCTCATCCATAAGCCGCAGGTGTTCAAG GTGGCCATCGCGGGTGCCCCGGTGACGATGTGGATGGCCTACGACACGGGCTACACAGAGCGCTACATGGATGTCCCCGAAAACAACCAGACAGGCTATAAGGCAGGCTCCGTGGCCCTGCATGTGGAGAAGCTGCCCAATGA GCCCAACCGGCTGCTCATCCTGCACGGCTTCCTGGACGAGAACGTGCACTTTTTCCACACCAACTTCCTAGTGTCCCAGTTGATCCGAGCGGGGAAGCCATACCAGCTGCAG ATCTACCCCAACGAGAGGCACAGCATACGCTGCCCGGAGTCCGGGGAGCATTACGAAGTGACGCTCCTGCACTTCCTCCAGGagcacctctga
- the MYDGF gene encoding myeloid-derived growth factor, with protein sequence MAAPSGLWRGGAGAAARWAALLLLLAVMALRPARAAPEPVSVAFDVRPGGVVHSFSEDAGPGNKYTCKFTYASQGGTNERWEMSLATSEDNQYFTCTIWRPQGKSYLYFTQFEAEVQGAKIESAMAYSKAGTEGESDIPLKSEEFEVSQTTVAHRPGAFRAELSKLVIVARTSHSEL encoded by the exons ATGGCGGCGCCCAGCGGACTGTGGCGAGGAGGCGCCGGCGCCGCCGCCCGGTGGGCCGCGCTGCTCCTGCTCCTGGCGGTCATGGCGCTGAGGCCGGCCCGGGCCGCGCCCGAGCCCGTGAGCGTGGCGTTCGACGTGCGGCCCGGCGGCGTCGTGCACTCCTTCTCCGAGGACGCGGGCCCGGGG aACAAATATACTTGCAAGTTTACCTACGCTTCTCAAGGCGGAACCAACGAA AGGTGGGAGATGAGTCTGGCAACCAGTGAAGATAACCAGTACTTTACCTGCACCATCTGGAG GCCCCAGGGTAAATCCTACCTCTACTTCACGCAATTCGAGGCTGAGGTGCAGGGCGCCAAGATCGAGTCCGCCATGGCCTAT tctAAAGCCGGCACTGAGGGCGAGAGTGACATTCCCTTAAAAAGTGAAGAGTTTGAAGTTAGCCAAACAACAG TGGCCCACAGGCCCGGTGCCTTCCGGGCTGAGCTATCCAAGCTGGTCATCGTGGCCCGGACATCGCACAGCGAACTGTGA
- the TNFAIP8L1 gene encoding tumor necrosis factor alpha-induced protein 8-like protein 1, which translates to MDTFSTKSLALEAQKKVLGKLASKGLATALLDQASSEVLDELYRATKEFTHSRKDAQRLLKDLVKVALKLALLLRAGQLGAAELETLRVFQARARRLAMTAVSFQQVAFTFDRRVLASGVQECAELLHQAAGPHLSAKSHGRIQRVCGRLADGDFLCALYSPAEPYLGHLRRLCDGLTRMLDEGSL; encoded by the coding sequence ATGGACACATTCAGCACCAAGAGCCTGGCCCTGGAGGCGCAGAAGAAGGTGCTCGGCAAGCTGGCCTCCAAGGGGCTGGCCACGGCGCTCCTGGACCAGGCGAGCAGCGAGGTGCTGGACGAGCTGTACCGGGCCACCAAGGAGTTCACCCACAGCCGCAAGGACGCGCAGAGGCTGCTCAAGGACCTGGTGAAGGTGGCGCTGAAGCTGGCGCTGCTGCTGCGCGCCGGCCAGCTGGGTGCGGCCGAGCTGGAGACCCTGCGCGTCTTCCAGGCCCGGGCACGCCGCCTGGCCATGACAGCCGTGAGCTTCCAGCAGGTGGCCTTCACCTTCGACCGGCGGGTACTGGCCTCGGGGGTGCAGGAGTGCGCGGAGCTGCTGCACCAGGCCGCCGGGCCGCACCTGTCGGCCAAGTCCCACGGGCGTATCCAACGGGTGTGCGGCCGCTTGGCCGACGGCGACTTCCTCTGCGCCCTGTACAGCCCGGCCGAGCCCTACCTGGGCCACCTGCGGCGCCTCTGCGACGGGCTCACGCGGATGCTGGACGAAGGCAGCTTGTGA